The following proteins are encoded in a genomic region of Phycisphaera sp.:
- a CDS encoding ATP phosphoribosyltransferase regulatory subunit, translated as MARQQYITRLWRDTAIRHGFEEINGPTFEMLDLYTRKSGEGIVSELFRFRREGGEDNYAMRPEFTPTLARMYAARAASLPSPTKWFSIGPYFRAEKPQRGRLREFLQWNVDVLGGEPQTDEFWANDAETISVMTMCLGHMGLRSPVLDVHVSHRYALEQSLRMSGVSSEAMNVAIQLVDSLPKLSVEAADAMAGAIGLDLSRLEWILGQLGEHADSSQRQDLELLDKVYEAGDAGHIAVDVMEFCERLNDRGSVIRHYTDMSIARGLAYYTGTVFEVIAEGERAIAGGGRYDNLIELFGGPPTPAVGFGMGDVVLGLLLDDKGLMPGGAELLDALSRPGASLRPEAFVVAGSEDEDALVEPLLANLRRGVEREGFEGKPWAADRYAARPMHARRTYKTTRNLKKLLTDAEKQHARFAVVLHGADKVQVKDLDKREELVHDRGDFSVDPASNAYVGTAIASRLGF; from the coding sequence ATGGCCCGGCAGCAATACATCACACGCCTCTGGCGGGACACGGCCATCCGCCACGGCTTCGAGGAGATCAACGGCCCGACCTTTGAGATGCTCGACCTCTACACCCGCAAGAGCGGCGAGGGCATCGTGAGTGAGCTCTTCCGCTTCCGCCGCGAGGGGGGCGAGGACAACTACGCGATGCGGCCCGAGTTCACCCCCACCCTGGCCCGGATGTACGCCGCCAGGGCCGCCAGCCTGCCCAGCCCGACGAAGTGGTTCAGCATCGGGCCGTACTTCCGGGCGGAGAAGCCGCAGCGGGGAAGGTTGCGGGAGTTTTTGCAGTGGAATGTGGATGTGTTGGGGGGAGAACCCCAGACGGACGAGTTCTGGGCCAACGATGCTGAAACCATTTCAGTCATGACCATGTGTCTTGGGCACATGGGTTTGCGTTCTCCAGTTCTTGACGTTCATGTCAGTCATCGGTACGCCTTGGAGCAATCGCTTCGGATGTCGGGTGTTTCCAGTGAGGCAATGAACGTGGCCATTCAACTTGTTGACTCACTCCCAAAACTCTCAGTTGAAGCGGCAGATGCCATGGCTGGGGCAATTGGGCTCGACTTGAGTCGATTGGAGTGGATCCTCGGACAACTCGGGGAACACGCTGATTCGTCACAGCGACAAGATTTAGAACTCCTTGATAAAGTCTACGAAGCTGGTGATGCCGGCCACATTGCTGTTGACGTAATGGAGTTCTGCGAGCGATTGAACGACCGAGGTTCGGTAATCAGACATTACACTGATATGAGCATTGCCCGCGGCCTCGCCTACTACACCGGCACCGTGTTCGAGGTCATCGCCGAGGGCGAGCGGGCGATCGCGGGGGGTGGGCGGTATGACAACCTGATCGAGCTGTTCGGCGGGCCGCCCACGCCGGCGGTCGGGTTTGGCATGGGCGATGTCGTGCTGGGGTTGTTGCTGGATGACAAGGGGTTGATGCCCGGGGGGGCGGAACTCTTGGATGCCCTGAGCCGGCCGGGCGCAAGCCTGCGGCCCGAGGCGTTCGTGGTGGCGGGGTCGGAGGACGAGGACGCGCTGGTGGAGCCGTTGCTGGCGAACTTGCGGCGGGGTGTGGAGCGTGAGGGATTTGAGGGCAAGCCGTGGGCGGCGGATCGGTACGCCGCGCGACCGATGCACGCGCGGCGGACGTACAAGACGACGCGGAACCTGAAGAAGCTGCTGACCGACGCCGAAAAGCAGCACGCGCGGTTCGCGGTCGTGCTGCATGGGGCCGACAAGGTGCAGGTGAAGGACCTGGATAAGCGCGAAGAACTCGTGCATGACCGGGGCGACTTCAGCGTCGATCCGGCGAGCAACGCGTACGTCGGCACGGCGATCGCGTCGAGATTGGGTTTCTGA
- a CDS encoding molybdopterin-dependent oxidoreductase, whose translation MPSITINGSTVDFEPGQTILQVANAHDVEIPFYCYHDALSRPAQCRICLGEIWAPNPRNENKLEPQAGGKLQPTCTTQAGDGMVVYTDSPKAVANQKAVMEYLLINHPLDCPVCDQSGECFLQDYSYEYGRGVSRFQEQKVKQAKKDLGPHVWLYADRCIMCTRCVRFDKEIAGAGELMIGGRGNRSEIDVFPGKALDNELSGNVVDLCPVGALLDKDFLFAQRVWFLKKTSSIDGITASGDNISIEHNEGKVYRVKPRENQKVNKFWITDEVRYGWKFIHRSDRLTEPKSRRYGALVEAEWPRAYRAALDGIQAATDKGGKLAILVSPMLPCEEAYTLATLAKSLDDNAIFAVGPVPTKGEDKAFPPTKSVDDDDAFVMVAEKAPNARGVRRVLKAVCGSDPVEFHDFLDAIKNAGALILTGNYPSDWAPAELADAASDRFTVLIDTLPTRLVDASDVVLPGATWAEKAGTFENHRGLLQAFDAAIPPMARTEGQIAHDLLAASGVDGYIAAKPESNFRRPDVAVVDDGPGQVPQATEVELPRGLLFTAAYVRTQMAEAGLPEFASDVSLPPKAANKGGDMRVVEL comes from the coding sequence ATGCCCAGCATCACCATCAACGGCAGCACCGTCGACTTCGAGCCCGGGCAGACCATCCTCCAGGTGGCCAACGCCCACGATGTCGAGATCCCCTTCTATTGCTATCACGACGCCCTGAGCCGGCCGGCCCAATGCCGCATCTGCCTGGGCGAGATCTGGGCCCCCAACCCCCGCAACGAGAACAAGCTCGAGCCGCAGGCCGGCGGCAAGCTCCAGCCCACCTGCACCACGCAGGCCGGCGACGGCATGGTCGTCTACACCGATAGCCCCAAGGCGGTCGCCAACCAGAAGGCCGTCATGGAGTACCTGCTCATCAACCACCCGCTGGATTGCCCGGTGTGCGACCAGAGCGGTGAGTGCTTCCTGCAAGACTACAGCTACGAGTACGGCCGCGGCGTGTCGAGATTCCAGGAGCAGAAGGTCAAGCAGGCCAAGAAGGACCTGGGCCCGCACGTCTGGCTCTACGCCGACCGCTGCATTATGTGTACCCGCTGCGTGCGGTTCGACAAGGAGATCGCCGGCGCGGGCGAGCTGATGATCGGCGGTCGCGGCAATCGCAGCGAGATCGACGTCTTCCCCGGCAAGGCCCTGGACAACGAACTCTCCGGCAACGTCGTCGACCTGTGCCCCGTGGGCGCGCTGCTCGACAAGGACTTCCTCTTCGCCCAGCGCGTGTGGTTCCTCAAGAAGACTTCCAGCATCGACGGCATCACCGCCAGCGGCGACAACATCTCCATCGAGCACAACGAGGGCAAGGTCTACCGCGTCAAGCCGCGCGAGAACCAGAAGGTCAACAAGTTCTGGATCACCGACGAGGTCCGCTACGGCTGGAAGTTCATCCACCGCAGCGACCGGCTGACCGAGCCCAAGTCGCGCCGCTACGGCGCATTGGTCGAGGCAGAGTGGCCCCGCGCGTATCGTGCCGCCCTCGACGGCATCCAGGCCGCGACCGACAAGGGCGGCAAGCTCGCCATCCTGGTCAGCCCCATGCTGCCCTGCGAGGAGGCCTACACCTTAGCTACCCTGGCCAAGAGCCTCGACGACAACGCCATCTTCGCCGTCGGCCCCGTGCCCACCAAGGGCGAAGACAAGGCCTTCCCGCCCACCAAGAGCGTCGATGACGACGACGCCTTCGTCATGGTCGCCGAGAAGGCCCCCAACGCCCGCGGCGTGCGTCGTGTACTCAAGGCCGTTTGCGGCAGCGATCCCGTCGAGTTCCACGATTTTCTGGACGCGATCAAGAACGCCGGCGCGCTCATCCTGACCGGCAATTACCCCAGCGACTGGGCACCCGCCGAGCTGGCCGACGCCGCGAGCGATCGCTTTACCGTGCTCATCGACACCCTGCCCACCCGCTTGGTCGACGCCAGCGACGTGGTGCTGCCCGGCGCGACCTGGGCCGAGAAGGCCGGCACGTTCGAGAACCACCGCGGCCTGCTCCAAGCCTTCGACGCCGCCATCCCGCCCATGGCCCGCACCGAGGGCCAGATCGCCCACGACCTGCTGGCCGCGAGCGGCGTCGACGGCTACATCGCCGCCAAGCCCGAGTCGAACTTCCGCCGCCCCGACGTGGCCGTGGTCGACGACGGGCCGGGCCAGGTGCCCCAGGCCACCGAGGTCGAGCTGCCCCGCGGCCTGCTCTTCACCGCCGCCTACGTGCGCACCCAGATGGCCGAAGCGGGATTGCCGGAATTTGCGAGCGACGTATCGTTGCCGCCCAAGGCTGCCAACAAGGGTGGGGATATGCGCGTCGTCGAGCTCTAA
- a CDS encoding ABC transporter ATP-binding protein → MTQPPTAEPASNLAKSGDVPNPYAGRPTVAELKGVQKVYYKPDGSVMVKALRGVDITVHQGEYVAIMGASGSGKSTLMNILGCLDQPTEGQYLLAGKDINEMDDEGLSQFRGRTIGFVFQAFNLIPQLTVEDNVAVPLFYQGVEASERRERAIEKLGLVGLGDRLGHRPRELSGGQQQRVAIARSLVAEPRVLMADEPTGNLDSSTGEEILTLFEKLHSEGMSILMVTHDDSVADRCERIIRLKDGVVEWDRRLRTRAAGIVD, encoded by the coding sequence ATGACCCAACCGCCCACAGCCGAGCCCGCCTCCAACCTCGCCAAATCTGGGGATGTCCCCAATCCCTACGCCGGCCGGCCGACCGTTGCCGAGCTCAAGGGCGTGCAGAAGGTCTATTACAAGCCCGATGGCTCGGTGATGGTCAAGGCCCTCCGAGGCGTCGACATCACCGTCCACCAGGGCGAGTACGTCGCCATCATGGGGGCCTCCGGCTCGGGCAAGAGCACGCTGATGAACATCCTGGGCTGCCTCGACCAGCCCACCGAGGGCCAGTACCTCCTGGCCGGCAAGGACATCAACGAAATGGACGACGAGGGGCTCAGCCAGTTCCGAGGCCGCACTATCGGCTTTGTCTTCCAGGCCTTCAACCTCATCCCCCAGCTCACCGTCGAGGACAACGTGGCCGTCCCCCTCTTCTACCAGGGCGTCGAGGCCAGCGAACGCCGCGAGCGGGCGATCGAGAAGCTGGGCCTGGTCGGCTTGGGCGACCGCCTGGGCCACCGCCCGAGAGAACTCTCCGGCGGCCAGCAACAACGCGTCGCCATCGCCCGCTCCCTCGTCGCCGAGCCGAGAGTGCTCATGGCCGACGAGCCCACAGGCAACCTCGACTCGAGCACCGGCGAGGAAATCCTCACCCTCTTCGAGAAGCTGCACAGCGAGGGCATGAGCATCCTCATGGTCACCCACGACGACTCGGTCGCCGACCGCTGCGAGCGGATCATCCGCCTGAAGGACGGCGTGGTGGAGTGGGACCGGCGGCTTCGGACGCGGGCGGCGGGCATAGTCGACTAG
- a CDS encoding HEAT repeat domain-containing protein: MPDAATSRAFAGAVAAFGERVDGLRPVSQDERVKPRWRHDDDPELTPPVVEAYAATYQMVIEDHATPRALAAVLWCAASRRTYVSDPGTDMLNFLAAQFNIAQQSIVWRSRCRIWYARRSALGSLSTRLPAGLNAALITSALADRSSRVRFMAARCVSGCEARSTLPALRRALQVEQDDATRAFMNTMYHTCDKGWHVSACAHDEDQVELCLRTVRSGAGLSHTWHSKKLHDRIGPEMLATLAAKRPEPFPDGINPLPATPSAAEPIWLHSVAHRPYVDPGLANGASISKILKSRHGAAPART; the protein is encoded by the coding sequence ATGCCTGACGCAGCGACAAGCCGGGCGTTTGCCGGGGCGGTCGCGGCGTTTGGGGAGCGGGTGGATGGGTTGAGGCCGGTGTCGCAGGACGAGCGCGTGAAGCCCAGATGGCGTCACGACGACGATCCGGAACTGACTCCACCGGTCGTTGAGGCGTACGCCGCGACGTACCAGATGGTGATCGAAGACCATGCGACGCCTCGGGCACTTGCGGCCGTCCTTTGGTGTGCGGCTTCGAGAAGGACGTATGTGAGCGACCCGGGGACGGACATGCTCAACTTCCTGGCCGCACAGTTCAATATCGCGCAGCAGTCCATCGTCTGGCGTTCTCGGTGTCGCATCTGGTACGCTCGACGATCGGCGCTGGGATCCCTCAGTACCAGGCTGCCAGCCGGATTGAACGCGGCCTTGATTACGAGCGCGCTCGCGGATCGATCCAGCAGAGTGCGGTTCATGGCGGCGCGGTGTGTGAGCGGTTGCGAAGCCAGGAGCACACTCCCTGCTCTACGGCGCGCTCTTCAGGTCGAGCAGGATGACGCTACCCGAGCGTTCATGAACACGATGTACCATACATGCGACAAGGGTTGGCACGTTTCCGCCTGCGCCCACGACGAAGACCAGGTGGAACTCTGCCTGCGAACGGTTCGGTCTGGCGCCGGCCTGAGCCATACATGGCACTCAAAGAAGCTACACGATCGGATCGGGCCCGAGATGCTCGCCACACTGGCTGCGAAGCGGCCAGAACCCTTCCCCGACGGCATCAACCCGCTTCCCGCGACGCCCAGCGCTGCTGAGCCAATCTGGTTGCACTCCGTCGCGCATCGCCCGTATGTCGACCCGGGTCTGGCGAACGGTGCCAGCATCTCCAAGATACTGAAGTCCCGTCACGGAGCGGCACCCGCTCGGACCTAG
- the secE gene encoding preprotein translocase subunit SecE, which yields MAVAIYKPGQGYWTRVMTAVFAGVLVLAAAVWLYGQALLIPLPDRAWITTYGSVVDFDPGQQVELLGEATIGERPVVGSATVETVATGSDGGTITMVDPQLEEGTIRSQVGALRAQSGQVASISGGVRGLPIVERIYVQGGMVVLAVLLGAVVIVYFVAMKKASVDFLIATDGEMKKVNWSTRKDILNSTWVVIGASALLGLYLFGFDTVFAAFFRAIHVIDI from the coding sequence ATGGCAGTTGCGATCTACAAGCCCGGGCAGGGGTACTGGACCCGGGTGATGACGGCGGTGTTCGCGGGCGTGCTGGTGCTGGCCGCGGCGGTGTGGCTGTATGGGCAGGCCCTGCTCATCCCGCTGCCCGACCGGGCCTGGATCACCACCTACGGCAGCGTCGTCGACTTCGATCCGGGCCAGCAGGTCGAGCTTCTGGGTGAGGCGACCATCGGCGAGCGGCCCGTCGTGGGCAGCGCCACCGTGGAAACCGTCGCAACCGGCAGTGATGGCGGCACGATCACGATGGTGGACCCCCAGCTCGAGGAGGGCACGATCCGGTCGCAGGTCGGAGCCCTGCGAGCCCAGAGCGGGCAGGTCGCCTCGATTTCCGGCGGCGTGCGCGGGCTGCCGATTGTCGAGCGGATCTACGTCCAGGGTGGCATGGTCGTGCTGGCGGTGTTGCTCGGGGCGGTCGTCATCGTGTACTTCGTGGCGATGAAGAAGGCGTCGGTGGACTTCCTGATCGCCACCGACGGCGAGATGAAGAAGGTCAACTGGTCGACGCGCAAGGACATCCTGAATTCCACCTGGGTGGTGATCGGGGCGTCGGCGCTGCTGGGCCTCTACCTGTTCGGGTTCGACACCGTCTTCGCCGCGTTCTTTCGGGCCATCCACGTGATCGACATCTAA
- a CDS encoding PQQ-dependent sugar dehydrogenase, which produces MQSTTAKMLRAPVLLAAAGLIASTSQAQVDVRTEVFLTGLDQPTALVHAPGDHGRVFVTEKRGRIRVVRDGQLLPTPFLDIDGLISSFGERGLLGIAMSPEFDSDGWVFVHYSNNAGDTVIARYTVSDTNPDMADPDSGVIILTQDQPFSNHNGGWIDFGPNDDHLYIALGDGGSGGDPQGNGQRLTTLLGKTLRIDVLGPPDPGMQYAIPADNPFVGTGNREEIWAYGLRNHYRNDFDPANGDMYIADVGQGAREEVNYQPGDSAGGENYGWKCREGDLCFSTSLPCPSSCDPSPFVEPVMIYDHSVLGGCSITGGQVYRGCQIDELAGTYFYADYCSNRVWSIRMVDGDVTEFTERTSQFGGLSSIISFGRDAYGELYVLSQGGTIRKVMPVDPIDDCDGDLVSDACEIAVGAEADVNGDGIPDSCQCLADLDGDGELTLFDFLEFQNLFDAGDPAADFDGDGSLTLFDFLAFQNAFVAGCP; this is translated from the coding sequence ATGCAAAGCACGACAGCGAAGATGTTGCGGGCCCCGGTCCTACTGGCCGCGGCCGGCCTGATCGCGAGCACCAGCCAAGCCCAGGTCGATGTTCGGACCGAGGTCTTCTTAACTGGCCTCGACCAGCCGACGGCGCTCGTCCACGCCCCAGGCGACCACGGGCGTGTGTTCGTGACCGAGAAGCGCGGCCGCATCCGCGTGGTGCGCGACGGGCAGTTGCTGCCCACGCCGTTCCTCGATATCGATGGGCTGATCTCTAGCTTCGGCGAGCGCGGATTGCTGGGCATCGCGATGAGCCCCGAGTTCGACAGTGACGGCTGGGTCTTCGTGCATTACTCGAACAACGCGGGTGATACCGTGATCGCCCGCTACACCGTGTCGGATACGAACCCCGACATGGCCGATCCTGACAGCGGGGTCATCATCCTGACGCAGGACCAGCCGTTCAGCAATCACAACGGTGGTTGGATTGATTTCGGGCCCAACGATGATCACCTCTATATCGCGCTCGGCGATGGCGGCAGCGGGGGCGATCCCCAGGGCAATGGCCAGCGCCTGACGACCCTGCTCGGCAAGACCCTCCGCATCGACGTGCTGGGCCCGCCCGACCCGGGCATGCAATATGCCATCCCCGCGGACAACCCCTTCGTAGGCACCGGCAACAGGGAAGAGATCTGGGCCTACGGCCTGCGGAATCACTATCGTAACGACTTCGATCCGGCCAATGGTGATATGTACATCGCCGACGTGGGCCAGGGCGCACGCGAAGAGGTCAACTACCAACCCGGTGATAGCGCCGGTGGCGAGAACTACGGCTGGAAGTGCCGCGAGGGTGATCTGTGCTTCTCGACATCTCTGCCCTGTCCGTCGAGTTGCGATCCCTCGCCGTTTGTCGAACCAGTGATGATCTACGACCACTCGGTGTTGGGTGGTTGTTCCATTACCGGGGGACAGGTGTACCGCGGCTGCCAGATCGACGAACTCGCGGGAACATATTTCTACGCCGACTACTGCTCCAACCGGGTGTGGTCGATTCGCATGGTCGATGGCGACGTGACCGAGTTCACCGAGCGAACGTCGCAGTTTGGCGGCTTGAGCAGCATCATCAGCTTTGGTCGTGATGCGTATGGCGAGTTGTACGTCCTCAGCCAGGGCGGCACGATCCGCAAGGTCATGCCGGTGGACCCCATCGATGACTGCGATGGCGATCTGGTGTCGGACGCCTGCGAGATCGCGGTGGGTGCCGAAGCCGACGTGAACGGCGATGGCATTCCCGACAGTTGCCAGTGCCTGGCCGATCTCGACGGGGACGGGGAGCTGACCTTGTTCGACTTCCTCGAGTTCCAGAACTTATTCGATGCTGGCGATCCGGCCGCCGACTTCGACGGCGATGGTTCGCTCACCTTGTTCGATTTCCTGGCATTCCAGAACGCGTTCGTCGCCGGCTGCCCGTAA
- a CDS encoding glycosyltransferase family 4 protein codes for MTRILHISTRLILGGSQENTILSCEGQAGLGHEVHLAYGPIYGPEGSMLDRVRALGGIETHEVPHMIRPVRPVADVRAYRELKGLIDSIKPDVVHTHSSKAGILGRLAAWKAKCKPAVVHTIHGPPFLPGKAVSNAIYTVAERIAARRCDAIVSVADSMTRQFLERGIGRPALYTTVRSGVDIEPYLASHPTRDEVRERLGIEPHELVVGTVARLAEDKGHDDLLDALGEDLKTNNHWRLLWVGDGYLRQRLEQRIESMGLAGRVVFSGLVPPADVPAMLRAMDVLAHPSYREGLPRTVTQALLAGVCPVAYDCDGTPEICRHKRTGWLIPTGDRVALGEAVRHLAAKPDERMALAAAGREVAGREFSAAAMVAGLEHVYRQALSARDLREPDRTANDR; via the coding sequence ATGACCCGCATCCTCCACATCTCCACACGCCTCATCCTCGGCGGCAGCCAGGAGAACACGATCCTGTCGTGCGAGGGACAGGCTGGGCTCGGGCACGAGGTGCATCTGGCGTATGGGCCGATTTATGGGCCCGAGGGGTCGATGCTGGATCGGGTGAGGGCGTTAGGCGGCATTGAAACACATGAGGTGCCGCACATGATCAGGCCGGTTCGGCCGGTCGCTGACGTGCGGGCGTACCGCGAACTCAAGGGCCTGATCGATTCGATCAAGCCCGACGTTGTTCATACGCACTCATCCAAAGCGGGCATACTGGGCCGGCTGGCGGCATGGAAGGCCAAGTGCAAGCCGGCGGTGGTCCACACGATCCACGGGCCGCCGTTCCTTCCGGGCAAGGCCGTATCGAACGCGATCTACACCGTGGCCGAGCGGATTGCGGCGAGGCGGTGCGACGCGATCGTGAGCGTGGCGGACTCGATGACGCGGCAGTTTCTCGAGCGGGGGATTGGTCGACCGGCGTTATACACCACGGTGCGCAGCGGGGTTGATATCGAGCCGTATCTCGCCAGCCACCCGACCCGTGACGAGGTGCGCGAGCGGTTGGGCATCGAGCCGCACGAGCTCGTCGTGGGCACGGTCGCACGACTGGCCGAGGACAAGGGGCACGACGATCTGCTCGACGCGTTGGGTGAAGACCTGAAGACCAACAACCACTGGAGGTTGTTGTGGGTGGGCGATGGATACCTGCGACAGCGTCTGGAGCAGCGCATCGAATCAATGGGGCTTGCCGGGCGTGTGGTGTTCTCAGGACTGGTCCCGCCGGCGGATGTCCCAGCCATGCTTCGCGCCATGGACGTGCTGGCCCACCCGAGTTATCGGGAGGGGTTGCCCCGCACGGTGACCCAGGCACTCCTCGCCGGCGTGTGCCCGGTGGCGTACGACTGCGACGGCACGCCCGAGATCTGCCGTCATAAACGGACCGGCTGGCTCATCCCCACCGGCGACAGGGTGGCCCTGGGCGAAGCCGTCCGGCACCTTGCGGCAAAGCCCGATGAACGAATGGCCCTGGCGGCGGCAGGCAGGGAGGTCGCCGGCAGGGAGTTCAGCGCGGCGGCCATGGTCGCCGGTCTCGAGCACGTGTATCGTCAGGCCCTGTCGGCCCGCGACCTGCGGGAACCTGACCGGACTGCGAACGACCGATAG
- the nusG gene encoding transcription termination/antitermination protein NusG, whose protein sequence is MIEGEQTTQADASTPPATEADAPTTPVPAEAAAEASSVEAKPEATADSTPEASPPAPEQPAEAEKAGTESDEPIVQPGMSWFALRVASNKESSVRDTLLRKVQIEHKTEFVGRILVPTEKSRTFKNGKVKISETKLYPGYVFVEMKLEDDGRIPQDVFFLIKETTGVGDFVGTPRPTPLELHEIEKIQLSSRAPEEEPEVRMNFVKGEHVTIKEGPFEGYEGSVDELLPDKGLVRVLVTIFGRQAPIEIEEWKLGKADES, encoded by the coding sequence ATGATCGAAGGCGAGCAGACGACCCAGGCCGACGCGAGCACCCCCCCCGCAACCGAAGCCGACGCCCCCACCACGCCCGTGCCCGCCGAGGCGGCGGCGGAGGCGTCCTCGGTCGAGGCCAAGCCCGAAGCGACGGCCGACAGCACGCCCGAGGCCTCGCCCCCCGCTCCGGAGCAGCCTGCCGAGGCCGAGAAGGCTGGTACGGAAAGCGATGAGCCCATCGTCCAGCCGGGCATGAGCTGGTTCGCACTTCGGGTTGCTTCCAACAAGGAGAGCTCGGTCCGCGACACGCTGCTCCGCAAGGTCCAGATCGAGCACAAGACCGAGTTCGTCGGCCGCATCCTGGTGCCCACCGAAAAGAGCCGCACGTTCAAGAACGGCAAGGTGAAGATCAGCGAGACCAAGCTCTACCCCGGCTACGTGTTCGTCGAGATGAAGCTCGAGGACGACGGCCGCATCCCCCAGGACGTGTTCTTCCTGATCAAGGAGACCACAGGCGTGGGCGACTTCGTGGGCACGCCGCGGCCGACGCCGCTGGAGTTGCACGAGATCGAGAAGATCCAGCTCAGCAGCCGCGCCCCCGAGGAAGAGCCCGAGGTTCGCATGAACTTCGTAAAGGGCGAGCACGTGACGATCAAGGAGGGCCCGTTCGAGGGCTACGAGGGAAGCGTCGACGAGTTGCTGCCCGACAAGGGCCTTGTCCGCGTGCTGGTGACAATCTTTGGTCGGCAGGCGCCCATCGAGATCGAGGAGTGGAAGCTGGGCAAGGCCGACGAGAGCTGA
- a CDS encoding histidine phosphatase family protein, with translation MQVQVCRHAEAESQSVTGLDVDRPLTREGRLQARYLAGLLSGTQPGLQPRRLLASPAVRTQQTARAIADELGLSITTLDDLLPTCPAGAAIAAIASHADGAPVLLVGHNPTVTAVVSILLHGPSAGVHLPGPALRTGQMATIHADQEITPGECRLIDLHRYEPALAS, from the coding sequence ATGCAAGTCCAGGTCTGTCGCCATGCCGAGGCAGAGTCGCAGTCCGTGACCGGGCTCGATGTCGACCGTCCGCTCACGCGTGAGGGGCGGCTCCAGGCCCGATATCTTGCTGGTCTGCTGAGCGGCACACAGCCGGGCCTGCAGCCGAGGCGGCTATTAGCGAGCCCGGCCGTCCGCACCCAGCAGACAGCGCGAGCCATCGCCGACGAGTTGGGACTCTCGATCACCACGCTCGACGACCTGCTCCCCACATGCCCCGCCGGCGCGGCGATCGCCGCGATCGCGAGCCATGCGGATGGCGCGCCGGTGTTGCTCGTCGGGCACAACCCCACGGTGACGGCGGTGGTTTCAATCTTGCTGCACGGACCGAGCGCGGGCGTGCATCTGCCCGGGCCCGCGCTGCGCACGGGGCAGATGGCCACCATCCATGCCGACCAGGAGATCACGCCGGGCGAGTGCAGGCTGATCGACCTCCACCGCTACGAGCCCGCCCTCGCGTCGTGA
- a CDS encoding MBL fold metallo-hydrolase, which translates to MDLRIISLGTLPANPLWHETSPVRTGHATTVLISAGDKRILVDPGLPEVALAARLHERAGIRPTAITDVFLTCFKPDMTRGLRLFDHARWWIHEAEREAVGMLLGEMLRRAMQSGDLGPNGDIDHDGPNPLDDLRERVAQLRNCKAAPDRLAERVDLFPLPGTTPGLSGLLVAAPSHTLLICSDAIPDGEHLAAGRVLDDSADVEQAKSSFAEAIEVADLLICGRDGMVINPTKRPF; encoded by the coding sequence ATGGACCTGCGCATCATCAGCCTCGGCACCCTTCCGGCCAACCCGCTCTGGCACGAGACCTCGCCCGTCCGGACGGGCCACGCGACCACGGTGCTCATCAGCGCGGGCGACAAGCGGATCCTGGTCGACCCGGGCCTGCCCGAAGTCGCCCTGGCTGCCCGGCTGCACGAGCGGGCGGGCATCCGCCCCACAGCCATCACCGATGTCTTTTTGACGTGCTTCAAGCCCGATATGACTCGGGGGCTACGACTGTTCGATCACGCCCGATGGTGGATCCACGAGGCCGAGCGCGAGGCTGTCGGCATGCTGCTGGGCGAGATGCTCCGCCGGGCCATGCAAAGCGGGGATCTGGGCCCGAACGGCGACATCGACCACGATGGTCCAAACCCACTGGACGATCTACGCGAGCGGGTGGCACAACTACGCAATTGCAAGGCGGCTCCGGACCGGCTGGCCGAGCGGGTGGACCTGTTCCCGCTCCCCGGCACGACTCCCGGCCTCTCCGGGCTTCTGGTAGCCGCGCCAAGCCACACACTTCTGATTTGTTCTGATGCCATTCCTGACGGGGAACACCTAGCCGCTGGCCGGGTGCTCGACGATTCCGCGGATGTCGAACAAGCGAAGTCTTCTTTTGCCGAAGCTATCGAGGTTGCCGATCTTCTCATCTGTGGCCGAGATGGCATGGTCATAAATCCGACCAAGCGGCCATTCTGA